One region of Populus trichocarpa isolate Nisqually-1 chromosome 4, P.trichocarpa_v4.1, whole genome shotgun sequence genomic DNA includes:
- the LOC127905230 gene encoding probable cytokinin riboside 5'-monophosphate phosphoribohydrolase LOGL10 has translation MASSSVPKIKNICVFCGSNPGKEKEFLESANHLGRVLAERKIHLVYGGGSLGLMGSVSIAAFLGGSQVLGVIPKALAEWDIIGKTVGEELQVSAMSERLSVMFNHADAFIALPGGLGTLEEIFHISSWAQLNIHQKPIGLLNVNGFYNTLLSFLDHAVEQQFLTFSARQILISAATAEQLIDELQSFIPVIDSSMSRLNWSITERRKKLRLDLSLSL, from the coding sequence atggccagttcctctgttcctaaaataaaaaatatttgtgttttttgtggatccaatcctgggaaagaaaaagagtttttagaatcagcaaatcatcttggtcgggtactagctgagagaaagattcatttagtgtatgggggaggcagccttgggttaatggggagtgtttcaatagctgcatttttaggaggcagtcaagttttgggggtcatccccaaagctttagccgaatgggacatcattggaaaaacagtcggagaggaactacaggtctccgcaatgtctgaacgactatctgtaatgtttaaccatgctgacgcctttattgctttaccaggtggtttgggaactttagaagagatatttcatatttcatcttgggctcagctaaacattcaccagaaacctataggtttgctaaatgttaatggtttttataatactttactgtcttttcttgatcatgctgtggaacaacaatttctaacattttcagcgcgacaaatcctcatctctgctgctactgctgaacaattgattgatgaacttcaatctttcatccctgtaattgattcctctatgagtcgactcaattggtcaatcacggaacgccgtaaaaagcttagattggatttgagccttagtttgtga
- the LOC112327330 gene encoding protein DOWN-REGULATED IN DIF1 11, whose translation MGSLGKNISLGLFLFIGILVITPGFAIRTHEEDPELSRHLEECHAKVTKRCAIEISNSIYNNNTPSEYCCQKHITTGKACHDDFIKLFVSKVPKDKVAFVVAKGDQIWNQCAATVALAPVA comes from the coding sequence ATGGGAAGCCTAGGCAAAAACATCTCCTTAGGACTATTTTTGTTTATCGGTATACTTGTCATTACACCAGGGTTTGCAATTCGTACTCATGAAGAAGATCCAGAGCTTTCTCGACATTTGGAAGAGTGCCACGCAAAGGTGACAAAACGTTGTGCAATAGAAATCTCTAATAGTATATACAACAACAATACTCCATCAGAATACTGTTGCCAAAAGCATATAACAACTGGGAAAGCTTGCCATGatgatttcataaaactatTCGTTTCAAAAGTGCCAAAGGATAAAGTAGCTTTTGTTGTAGCTAAGGGTGACCAAATTTGGAACCAATGTGCTGCTACTGTAGCTTTGGCACCTGTTGCCTAA
- the LOC18097690 gene encoding protein DOWN-REGULATED IN DIF1 11: MGSLGKNISLGLFLFIGILVITPGFAIRTHEEDPELSRHLEECHAKVTKRCAIEISNSIYNNNTPSEYCCQKHITTGKACHDDFIKLFVSKVPKDKVAFVVAKGDQIWNQCAATVALAPVA; the protein is encoded by the coding sequence ATGGGAAGCCTAGGCAAAAACATCTCCTTAGGACTATTTTTGTTTATCGGTATACTTGTCATTACACCAGGGTTTGCAATTCGTACTCATGAAGAAGATCCAGAGCTTTCTCGACATTTGGAAGAGTGCCACGCAAAGGTGACAAAACGTTGTGCAATAGAAATCTCTAATAGTATATACAACAACAATACTCCATCGGAATACTGTTGCCAAAAGCATATAACAACTGGGAAAGCTTGCCATGatgatttcataaaactatTCGTTTCAAAAGTGCCAAAGGATAAAGTAGCTTTTGTTGTAGCTAAGGGTGACCAAATTTGGAACCAATGTGCTGCTACTGTAGCTTTGGCACCTGTTGCCTAA